The following proteins are encoded in a genomic region of Maribacter hydrothermalis:
- a CDS encoding helix-turn-helix domain-containing protein — MNHNAEKQLIQADTPFMKGDFYYTELEDGLWFLNTKQVYKNNVSFKPIYDQFLPSDYYVIALNTVQSKSKTQNYKFGDAVIENNSVSFSKPGNDDVNYHFKNSRETMYMLYFNEAWANKNILGSPSTPTAIESMFIDTHQVFINYCHSNLSFQKLTNNLINAFENFEKPNTFLLKVLSLEFLGLFYNLFDEKTGFVSADLASDSLLKIKKIEHELMTNLHGKFLGIDYFSKEYKISPTKLKQDFKAVYGSSIFSFFQMHKMDLALKYLNDSDLKIKEIAQELSYENVSKFSNTFKKFHGKLPSDYK, encoded by the coding sequence ATGAATCATAATGCTGAAAAGCAATTGATACAAGCTGACACCCCTTTTATGAAAGGTGATTTTTATTATACCGAACTGGAAGACGGACTATGGTTTTTAAACACAAAACAGGTTTACAAAAACAATGTATCATTTAAACCCATTTATGACCAATTTTTACCATCTGATTATTATGTAATAGCGCTTAATACGGTTCAAAGTAAAAGCAAAACTCAGAATTATAAATTTGGTGATGCCGTTATCGAAAATAATTCAGTTTCTTTTTCAAAACCTGGAAATGATGACGTTAACTATCACTTTAAAAATTCTAGGGAGACTATGTACATGCTGTACTTTAATGAAGCTTGGGCAAACAAAAATATTTTAGGTTCACCATCAACTCCTACAGCTATTGAAAGTATGTTTATTGATACACATCAAGTATTTATTAATTATTGCCATAGTAACCTAAGTTTTCAAAAACTAACAAATAATTTGATTAATGCCTTTGAGAATTTCGAAAAGCCAAATACGTTTCTACTTAAAGTATTATCCCTTGAATTTTTAGGGCTTTTTTATAATTTATTTGATGAGAAAACCGGCTTTGTTTCTGCAGATTTAGCTAGTGATAGTTTGTTGAAAATTAAAAAAATAGAACATGAATTAATGACCAATTTACATGGAAAATTTTTAGGTATAGATTACTTTTCAAAAGAATATAAGATATCACCAACTAAATTAAAGCAAGATTTTAAAGCCGTTTATGGTTCTTCTATATTTTCCTTTTTTCAAATGCATAAAATGGACTTGGCTCTTAAATACCTTAATGACTCTGATTTAAAGATTAAAGAAATTGCACAAGAACTTAGTTATGAAAATGTAAGTAAGTTCAGTAATACGTTTAAAAAATTCCATGGTAAATTGCCATCTGACTATAAATAA
- a CDS encoding T9SS type B sorting domain-containing protein, giving the protein MKKTLLIISFFFCYLNFYAQQWEAVGPNDDLNSQGIAKTNLYNNAIVIGSDMTPYIAYADHDNGGKATVKKFNNGAWENVGLPGISLYNVSNLTLDIDANNIPYIFYSDYSMGGRATVQRFVNGSWEIVGTPGFSTGRVQSPTIKIHPNGTPYIVYDNYIGGNNFTISRFVNNTWEPVGITASIRSLSSTDLAFSSTGIPYLAYMNQNTGGREAVQRFVNNQWEPVGYSSQASGYAYEINIELTVNDVPYISYRDGGTSLPSVQKFNGQFWEFVGQNGFGSSGTIYSSLALTNDGTPYVAYKNGSIGGKLSIQRFKNNAWEPVAQLGISQYSIEWPTLKIANDGTLYTSYYSRTSNDYNNYNYYGFVKKYSENALPIFTNVSSIEIQENTTAITDVNTTDADGDTEGSGITYSLTNNNNGGIDNSLVAIDENTGVLAFENAPNFEIPTDNNTNNIYEIQVTATDSKGGTSSQNLEISISNINDLQLVINSVTNVQCRGENNGEINLTIAEGYPNYTIAWSMNGNSINSYNSYSANYNIISLYAGTISITVTDSNNHSTTEMVTITEPATAISIEATATLVSTASSYDGTIEVEITGGTAPYTYLWSNGNTTKDISGLGEGTYTIFVTDANNCQFNLPVTVIQNNPPEFTSVENVEISENQLSVLNLEIVDTEGETENNGIAYQLTTENGNGTDNNLFQLNTVSGELNFVNAPDFEDPTDENQDNIYDVQVVVTDSYGATNYLNLVVTVVNLENDFDEDGIEDSVDADDDNDGTPDSEDDFPLDSTENTDTDDDGQGNNADTDDDNDGTPDSEDAFPLDATEKTDADGDGTGDNTDTDDDNDGTPDSEDAFPFDSTEDKDTDGDGQGNNADTDDDNDGTPDSEDAFPLDATENTDTDGDGQGDNTDTDDDNDGIPDSEDEFPLVGIDTDADGIPDNSDTDDDNDGTLDLEDAFPTDPTENKDTDGDGQGNNADTDDDNDGSPDSEDAFPLDATENTDTDGDGQGDNTDTDDDNDGIQDSEDEFPLVGIDTDADGIPDNLDTDDDNDGTPDTEDAFPTDTTETLDSDSDGIGNNADPDDDNNGIPDDQEELPTNELDTDNDGIPDALDTDNDNDGTPDSEDAFPFNSLETSDFDGDGIGDNADDDDDNDGIQDSEDDFPFNNEPKIIAAEAFTPNGDGINDNWVIPGLNNYPNNTVKVYNKTGRLVFEAKGYQNNWGGFYKDNREQLPSGSYLYSITLGNGKSPLQGWIFINY; this is encoded by the coding sequence ATGAAAAAAACACTTCTAATTATTAGCTTCTTTTTTTGCTATCTAAACTTTTATGCCCAACAGTGGGAAGCTGTAGGACCAAATGATGATCTAAATAGTCAAGGTATCGCTAAGACAAACTTATATAACAACGCAATTGTAATAGGGTCAGATATGACACCTTATATAGCCTACGCTGATCATGATAACGGAGGTAAGGCTACCGTAAAGAAATTTAACAATGGGGCTTGGGAGAATGTAGGGCTACCTGGGATTAGCTTATATAACGTAAGTAACTTAACACTAGATATAGACGCTAATAATATACCCTACATATTTTATTCTGACTATAGCATGGGCGGTAGAGCTACCGTACAACGTTTTGTAAATGGTAGTTGGGAAATTGTTGGTACTCCAGGTTTCTCAACTGGCAGGGTACAAAGTCCAACCATAAAAATACACCCAAATGGTACACCTTATATCGTGTACGATAACTACATAGGGGGAAATAATTTCACCATTAGTAGATTTGTAAACAACACATGGGAACCAGTAGGCATTACAGCTTCAATTAGATCACTATCAAGTACAGATTTAGCTTTTAGTAGTACTGGTATTCCATATTTGGCATATATGAATCAAAATACTGGCGGCAGAGAAGCGGTTCAACGTTTTGTGAATAATCAATGGGAGCCAGTTGGGTATTCAAGTCAAGCTTCCGGTTATGCGTATGAAATAAATATTGAACTTACAGTTAATGACGTACCTTATATTTCCTACAGGGATGGTGGAACCTCGCTACCATCAGTACAAAAATTTAATGGCCAATTTTGGGAATTTGTAGGTCAAAATGGATTTGGTTCATCAGGAACGATTTATTCTAGTTTAGCATTAACCAATGATGGCACACCTTATGTTGCCTATAAAAATGGATCAATTGGTGGTAAATTAAGTATTCAAAGATTTAAAAACAATGCTTGGGAACCTGTTGCGCAATTAGGTATTTCTCAATACTCTATTGAGTGGCCAACTTTAAAAATAGCAAATGACGGTACCTTATATACGAGTTATTATAGTCGTACTTCAAACGATTATAATAATTATAACTATTATGGCTTTGTAAAAAAATATAGTGAAAATGCTTTACCCATATTCACCAACGTATCATCTATAGAAATTCAAGAGAACACCACAGCAATTACAGATGTAAATACTACAGATGCAGATGGCGATACAGAAGGTAGTGGTATTACCTACTCTCTTACTAACAATAATAATGGTGGTATTGATAATTCTTTAGTTGCTATTGATGAAAACACAGGAGTATTGGCTTTTGAAAATGCTCCTAATTTTGAAATACCAACTGATAACAACACTAATAACATTTATGAGATTCAGGTAACTGCTACTGATTCTAAAGGCGGTACTTCATCTCAAAATTTAGAAATATCTATCTCCAATATCAATGATTTACAATTGGTGATTAATTCAGTTACAAATGTTCAATGTCGTGGTGAGAACAACGGTGAAATAAATTTAACTATAGCAGAAGGATATCCAAACTACACTATTGCTTGGTCAATGAACGGTAATTCCATTAATTCCTATAACAGCTACTCAGCAAATTACAATATAATTAGCTTATATGCTGGGACTATTTCTATTACTGTTACCGATTCCAATAACCATTCTACAACAGAAATGGTTACCATTACTGAACCAGCTACAGCTATATCCATTGAGGCCACAGCAACTTTAGTAAGCACAGCCAGTTCATATGACGGTACTATTGAAGTGGAGATAACTGGTGGTACCGCACCCTATACCTACCTATGGTCTAATGGCAACACCACAAAAGATATCTCTGGCTTAGGTGAAGGCACCTATACCATTTTTGTAACTGACGCCAATAACTGTCAATTCAATTTACCAGTGACAGTGATTCAGAATAATCCTCCTGAATTCACTTCTGTTGAAAATGTTGAAATATCAGAAAATCAATTATCAGTACTTAATTTAGAAATTGTAGATACTGAAGGTGAAACAGAAAATAATGGAATTGCATATCAGCTAACTACAGAAAACGGTAATGGTACAGACAATAATCTTTTCCAATTAAATACAGTTAGTGGGGAGTTAAACTTCGTAAATGCTCCTGACTTTGAGGATCCTACTGACGAAAATCAAGATAATATTTATGATGTACAAGTTGTAGTTACAGATTCTTACGGAGCTACCAATTATTTGAATTTAGTTGTAACAGTAGTAAACTTAGAAAACGATTTTGACGAAGATGGTATAGAAGATTCGGTAGATGCTGATGATGACAATGATGGTACTCCAGATTCTGAAGACGATTTTCCCTTAGATTCAACTGAAAACACAGATACAGATGATGACGGACAAGGAAACAATGCTGACACAGACGATGACAACGACGGTACTCCAGATTCTGAAGATGCATTTCCTTTAGATGCCACCGAAAAAACAGATGCTGATGGTGATGGCACTGGTGATAATACAGATACTGATGATGATAATGATGGTACTCCAGATTCTGAAGATGCATTTCCATTTGACTCTACTGAAGATAAAGACACAGATGGTGACGGACAAGGAAACAATGCTGACACCGACGATGATAATGATGGCACGCCAGATTCAGAAGATGCCTTCCCGTTAGATGCTACTGAAAATACAGATACAGATGGTGATGGCCAAGGAGATAATACTGATACCGACGATGATAATGATGGTATTCCAGATAGCGAAGATGAATTTCCTTTAGTGGGAATAGATACAGATGCAGATGGTATACCTGATAATTCTGATACTGATGACGATAACGACGGTACTCTAGATTTGGAGGACGCATTTCCTACCGACCCAACTGAAAATAAAGATACAGACGGTGACGGACAAGGAAATAATGCTGACACGGATGATGATAATGATGGTTCTCCAGATTCGGAAGACGCCTTTCCGTTAGATGCTACTGAAAATACAGATACTGATGGTGATGGCCAAGGTGATAATACTGATACCGATGATGACAATGATGGTATTCAAGATAGCGAAGATGAATTTCCTTTAGTGGGAATAGATACAGATGCTGATGGTATTCCTGATAATCTTGATACTGATGACGATAACGATGGTACGCCAGATACGGAGGACGCATTTCCTACCGACACAACTGAAACTTTAGATTCAGATTCAGATGGTATTGGCAACAATGCTGACCCAGATGACGATAACAATGGTATTCCAGATGATCAGGAAGAATTACCTACCAATGAACTAGATACTGACAATGACGGTATACCAGATGCTTTAGACACAGATAATGATAATGATGGTACGCCAGATTCTGAAGATGCATTTCCTTTTAATTCGTTAGAAACATCTGATTTTGATGGAGACGGTATAGGTGATAATGCTGACGATGATGATGACAATGACGGAATTCAAGATAGCGAAGATGATTTCCCATTTAACAATGAGCCAAAAATTATAGCAGCAGAAGCTTTTACACCTAATGGTGATGGTATAAATGATAATTGGGTAATTCCAGGGCTTAATAACTACCCAAATAACACTGTAAAAGTCTACAATAAAACTGGGCGATTAGTTTTTGAAGCAAAAGGATACCAAAACAATTGGGGTGGTTTCTATAAGGATAACCGTGAACAACTTCCTTCTGGTTCGTACTTATATAGTATAACTCTAGGTAATGGAAAATCTCCTTTGCAAGGATGGATATTCATTAATTATTAA
- a CDS encoding PorP/SprF family type IX secretion system membrane protein, whose product MKFNKYIVLAALLFVTTIILGQQDPNYTFYRYNMNLINPAYAGSQDTVEGSTTGGGSEVGMNIKSQWAGIEGAPETQSFFFGTGLGNNVGLGLSIINDKTFIENQTFIGVDFSYRLQIAENTNLFLGIKAGANSYSVNTSGLTTYGIGADPSLTGLEGTFSPNVGAGAYLKGDKYYVSFSVPKILSQNRLSQENGTAQLGNNKVHMYLSAGYDISLNSTLVFKPSIMTRYIEATPLSLDFTGMLSFNNRFDLGAGYRYDEGISALAIMKVSNWLQMGYSYEFTSQNPLTSGNMGTHELLMKLAL is encoded by the coding sequence ATGAAATTCAATAAATATATAGTATTAGCGGCGTTATTATTTGTAACGACCATTATCTTAGGGCAACAGGATCCCAATTATACTTTCTACAGATATAATATGAACTTAATTAACCCTGCTTATGCCGGGTCTCAAGATACTGTTGAAGGTTCTACCACAGGTGGTGGTTCAGAAGTAGGAATGAATATTAAAAGCCAATGGGCCGGTATTGAAGGTGCTCCAGAAACTCAAAGCTTCTTTTTCGGTACTGGATTAGGCAATAATGTTGGATTAGGTCTTTCTATAATTAATGATAAAACCTTTATCGAAAATCAAACTTTTATTGGTGTAGATTTTTCATATCGACTTCAAATTGCTGAAAATACTAACTTGTTTTTGGGAATTAAGGCAGGTGCAAACTCTTATAGTGTAAATACAAGTGGTTTAACTACATATGGCATTGGAGCAGACCCTTCCTTAACTGGCTTAGAAGGTACCTTCTCCCCTAATGTTGGTGCTGGTGCATACTTAAAAGGTGATAAATATTATGTTTCTTTCTCCGTCCCTAAAATTCTTTCACAAAATCGTTTATCTCAAGAAAATGGCACTGCCCAATTAGGGAACAATAAAGTTCATATGTATTTATCTGCAGGATATGACATTAGTTTAAATAGCACTCTAGTTTTTAAACCAAGTATAATGACCCGGTATATTGAAGCAACACCATTATCTTTAGATTTTACTGGAATGTTGTCATTTAATAATCGGTTTGATTTAGGAGCAGGGTATCGTTACGATGAAGGCATTAGTGCTTTAGCCATAATGAAGGTATCTAACTGGTTACAAATGGGTTATTCCTATGAATTTACATCTCAAAACCCTTTAACTTCTGGTAACATGGGTACACATGAGTTATTAATGAAATTAGCGCTGTAA
- the pta gene encoding phosphate acetyltransferase, protein MSKAIYIVTTEPNSGKSIVSLGLMQLLLGKTAKVGYFRPIIDDVPNGKTDNHIDTVLSYFNVDMKPEEAYAYTRSQVVQLKNKDKDDEIVGHIIHKYKTIENKFDFVLVEGTDFSGEGAIIEWDINVLIAKNLGIPAVILASGKNKTLDELVGNLYMAYDSFKEKGVEVLLIVANKVQPENIKIVYNGLKEKLPNDVLVGAIPLNTVLGSPTLKEIAQELDAKVLFGENHINNQVGSFSVGAMQLRNYLTHLKSDSLVITPGDRADIILGALQANISTNYPNLSGIVLTGGLLPEDSIIKLIEGLSDIIPILSVANGTFFVTNKIGTIRPRIYAENKEKIQTSIQEFEKHIPTKELAERLITFKAKGITPRMFQYNLLQKAKSSKKHIVLPEGLDERILLATKKLIDSGAVYITLLGNREQIIAKITELDIDLDINEINIINPTESDQFLDYATTLFELRKHKNVNLAMAKDLMEDVSYYGTMMVHKGHADGMVSGAIHTTQHTIRPALQFIKTRPDVSIVSSIFFMCLPNRVTVFGDCAINPNPNSEQLSEIAISSAATSAAFGIEPKIAMLSYSSGASGVGEDVDRVRKATEIIKEKRPDLKVEGPIQYDAAVDAKVGLSKLPDSEVAGQASVFIFPDLNTGNNTYKAVQRETGALAIGPMLQGLNKPVNDLSRGCTVDDIFNTVIITAIQAQGF, encoded by the coding sequence GTGAGTAAAGCTATCTATATTGTTACTACAGAACCTAATAGTGGAAAATCAATTGTATCACTTGGTCTTATGCAACTTCTTTTAGGCAAAACAGCAAAAGTAGGCTATTTTAGACCTATTATAGACGATGTCCCAAATGGTAAAACCGATAACCATATTGATACGGTTCTAAGCTACTTCAATGTAGATATGAAACCAGAAGAGGCATATGCATATACTCGTAGCCAAGTGGTACAACTAAAAAACAAAGACAAGGATGATGAAATTGTAGGTCATATTATTCACAAGTATAAAACTATTGAAAATAAGTTTGATTTTGTTTTAGTTGAAGGAACCGATTTTTCTGGAGAAGGTGCTATTATTGAATGGGACATAAATGTGCTTATTGCCAAAAACTTAGGTATACCAGCAGTAATTTTGGCAAGTGGAAAGAATAAAACTTTAGATGAGTTAGTAGGCAATCTTTATATGGCATACGACTCATTTAAAGAGAAAGGGGTTGAAGTTCTTCTTATAGTTGCGAACAAAGTACAACCTGAGAATATAAAGATTGTATATAACGGTTTAAAAGAAAAACTACCAAATGATGTTTTGGTCGGTGCAATACCCTTAAACACAGTTTTAGGTAGCCCCACATTAAAGGAAATTGCACAAGAGCTAGATGCAAAAGTACTTTTTGGTGAAAATCATATAAACAATCAAGTAGGGAGCTTTAGTGTAGGCGCCATGCAATTACGTAATTACTTGACTCACTTAAAAAGTGATAGCCTCGTAATAACCCCTGGAGATCGTGCCGACATTATTTTAGGGGCTTTACAAGCTAATATATCAACAAATTACCCTAACCTTTCTGGTATTGTCTTAACTGGTGGATTATTACCTGAAGATTCTATTATTAAACTTATAGAAGGACTTTCCGATATTATTCCTATACTATCGGTTGCTAATGGCACATTCTTCGTTACTAACAAAATTGGTACGATTAGACCACGTATTTACGCCGAAAACAAAGAGAAAATACAAACCTCTATTCAAGAATTTGAAAAACATATTCCTACAAAAGAACTGGCTGAAAGGTTAATTACTTTTAAAGCTAAGGGTATAACCCCTAGAATGTTTCAATATAATCTACTGCAAAAAGCTAAATCCTCGAAAAAACACATTGTATTACCCGAAGGGTTAGATGAACGTATTCTACTAGCTACGAAAAAACTAATTGACTCCGGTGCCGTTTATATTACCCTTTTAGGAAATAGAGAACAAATTATTGCCAAAATAACCGAATTGGATATCGATTTGGATATCAATGAAATCAATATCATAAATCCGACAGAATCTGACCAATTTTTGGATTATGCCACTACCTTATTTGAATTGCGTAAACATAAAAACGTGAATTTGGCCATGGCCAAAGATTTAATGGAAGATGTTTCTTATTACGGTACAATGATGGTGCATAAAGGACATGCGGACGGTATGGTTTCTGGCGCAATACATACTACACAACATACAATACGACCTGCCTTACAATTTATTAAAACAAGGCCAGACGTATCTATAGTATCTTCTATCTTTTTTATGTGTTTACCAAACAGAGTTACTGTTTTTGGGGATTGCGCCATTAATCCCAACCCAAATTCCGAGCAGTTATCAGAAATAGCTATTTCTTCTGCTGCTACAAGTGCTGCTTTTGGTATTGAACCAAAAATAGCTATGCTTTCTTATTCATCTGGAGCTTCTGGTGTGGGTGAAGATGTTGATAGGGTTCGAAAAGCAACCGAAATCATTAAAGAAAAAAGACCTGACCTAAAAGTTGAAGGTCCTATACAATATGATGCCGCTGTAGATGCTAAAGTAGGACTCAGTAAACTACCCGATTCCGAAGTAGCAGGGCAAGCTAGTGTGTTTATATTTCCTGATTTAAATACAGGTAACAATACTTATAAAGCCGTACAAAGAGAAACCGGTGCCCTAGCCATAGGACCAATGTTACAAGGATTAAACAAACCAGTTAACGATTTAAGTCGTGGCTGTACGGTCGATGATATATTTAACACTGTAATAATAACCGCTATCCAAGCACAGGGATTTTAA